The Raphanus sativus cultivar WK10039 chromosome 6, ASM80110v3, whole genome shotgun sequence sequence AGGTGTCCTAAAGCATCAGCACTCAAGATTGAGGAGAGCCAGGACGAACCATGAAGCGCAACGTACGACTGGGTACGAGTGATGACCACAAGCGTCACAGGACGCCTCCACATTTATGCAGTGTGAGCGTAGTCTTTCCTTTACAGCCAAGGTGCCAGAGAGGGATCTCCATAAGAAGTGTCGTAACTTTGGAGAGGTACTTCTCCACCTCTTTTTGCGTATCGGGTTGCTCTATGGTGTGTTGATCTTTAGGACAGCTCCGCTACCCTGGGGGCTCGCCGCTTCTATGGTGAATCTCCCTATTAGAGGACGTAAGAGAGATTGTCGGAAGCCGCTTGACAGTCATTGGGATTGGGGCTCGTCACCTGTCACCGATTGAAGAGAAGGGTTTGGTGTCGGTGGTTCTGATGGGTGCTTTGTTTGCCACTGAACGagtttaaaaatatgatatatatgatcctaaatttatttgtgttttaaaaaaaaattagatgctaaaataattataaagattCAGTTGGGTAGTTTTGTAATTTTACGTATAATTAAGTGtagttttccaaaatattatataatggtgtagttttcaaaataaaatcttatatgAAGGTTTTTTCCCAAATTTccctaatttttattttttaaacatttatttggGATAATTTAAAAGATACcctatttatgttttaaaaattttaaaatacatttatctATTTGTTCattgaaaactacactttttcataaataataaaacattttattttgggATCATTTGAAAATACcctatttatgtttttaattttgaaaattacatttgttaaaagaatttatttttataagtgaaaatattatttttggataacAATGATGTGGTTGACTTGGATGATAAGCTGAAGAGTttgttttagatattaaaaatactatttgaaaaacgttttaaaaagatTAGTTGTTAAACGCTTAGTTTTCtgtattaaataatattattaattagatATTAGCCATGTACAAAcattaaagttatataatttagtcATTTCTTTTTTGAACTTAATAATTTAGTCATTTCACTTGTTAGTaactatatttttcaaaaaaaaagacggtgtattttcaaaatattatcttatctgaatatattttcaaaactttctcttttattttgattaatttttattatattaatttataatcaatatATCTAATTCAATAGGTAAATCTTATTATTAATAAAGCGTAACAACGAATAACCAGGAGCAAATGACCAAAAtatcactttttaagtttttgtcacaaaatagcaatcaaaaaataaaatggcCAAAATaacatctttttgttttgaaaattttaatttttattttttatttttaaaaattaatccaaaggttataaatgcatatttaccctttaataaaacttattttggtcattttttttatgatgctattttgtgataaaaacttggtttagttttatttttgtctttttctcaaTAACCACTCTACTAAAAGCTTTAATGCAAACAATATTTTACAAatgataatataaataataaattttagtctaatcaattttattaaaatatatatatacagaacatatatgtatatatattatatatatagttaatattatatatatatatatagttaatattttcttctaaaatataattaaattattttataattattattttctggTAAACTTATCCGCCtttcttaaatatatgttttatcaATCAAATATCTTTTGTACCGTAAAATATTCTTTACCAATCAAACATTATTTCAGTTTATTCAATATTACCGCATTTTGTTCGGAAAACTGTTGATGAACTATATAACAAACTCTTAGTTCGCTTTTCCAGCCCTACCAAAGACGCATATGTCAATCGGAGCGTTAATGTTTGACACAGACAATACGAATCTAATGTTGTCATGTCAAGCTTTTGATTTAATTGgcataataattaaataattatataaatgcatTTGTTTGCAGGATAATAGTCAACGCTTAGATTTTAGATAGCATAAAAAGAGTTGCACAGTTACACAAAACTCAAACTGTTGCATTCCTCAGCAGAAACAACAACAATGGAGTCTCAGTCTCAGACTAGTCAGCCCGAAACCCCAACGCGCTCCCCGTTAACCGGAATATTCCACAGACTGAAAACCAACCTCGTATTCCGGTCAAAGCTGGCCGAAGTAAACGGTGCAATGGGTGATCTCGGCACGTACATACCAATCGTCCTCGCTTTAACTCTGGCCAAGGATTTGGATTTAGGCACAACGCTGATATTCACCGGAATTTACAACGCCGTGACCGGAGCGGTTTACGGCGTACCGATGCCTGTACAGCCGATGAAGTCCATCGCCGCCGTGGCGATTTCATCCACCGCGGAGAAGTTCGGCATACCGGAGATCATGGCCGCCGGAATATGCACCGGAGGGATCTTGTTCGTGTTAGGGGTCTCCGGTTTGATGCAGTTTGTGTTCAACGTCGTTCCTTTGTCGGTTGCTAGAGGGATTCAGCTGTCACAGGGCTTAGCTTTCGCTATGTCTGCGGTTAAGTATATAAAGAAGGAGCAAAACTTTTCGATGTCCAAAAGTGTTGGTGACAGGCCATGGTTAGGGCTTGATGGTTTGGTCTTGGCTTTGGTTTGTGTTCTCTTCATAATTCTGGTGAATGGAGATGGGGAACAAGAagaggatgaggaggaggaagagagaaatggttcaagaagaagaagaagggtttCGATTATAAGGAAGGTTATATCTAATGTACCATCTGCTCTGTTGATTTTCTTGTTGGGTGTTGTTTTGGCTTTTATAAGGAAGCCAAGTATTGTGCATGGTATCAAGTTTGGACCGGAGAAGATTAAGTTAGTGAGAATGGACAAGAAAGCATGGAAAAACGGGTTTTTGAAAGGGACGGTTCCGCAGTTACCTCTCTCTGTTCTGAACTCTGTTGTGGCTGTATGTAAGCTTTCTTATGACTTATTCCCCGAGAAGAAGTTTTCGGCTGCTTCGGTTTCGATGACTGTCGGGTTGATGAATATGGTTGGATGTTGGTTTGGGGCGATGCCTACTTGCCATGGAGCCGGCGGGTTAGCCGGGCAGTACAAGTTCGGTGGGAGGAGTGGTGGGTGCGTGGCACTGTTGGGAGTAGCTAAATTGGTGTTAGGATTGGTTTTAGGAAGTTCGTTGGTGGGTATATTGGAGAAGTTTCCGGTTGGTGTGCTTGGAGCTTTGCTGCTGTTTGCTGGTATAGAGCTTGCAATGGCTGCAAGGGATATGAACACAAAGGGAGATGCATTTGTGATGCTTGTTTGTACAGCTGTGTCTTTAGGCTCAAATGCCGCGATAGGATTTGTGG is a genomic window containing:
- the LOC108809601 gene encoding molybdate transporter 1-like, encoding MESQSQTSQPETPTRSPLTGIFHRLKTNLVFRSKLAEVNGAMGDLGTYIPIVLALTLAKDLDLGTTLIFTGIYNAVTGAVYGVPMPVQPMKSIAAVAISSTAEKFGIPEIMAAGICTGGILFVLGVSGLMQFVFNVVPLSVARGIQLSQGLAFAMSAVKYIKKEQNFSMSKSVGDRPWLGLDGLVLALVCVLFIILVNGDGEQEEDEEEEERNGSRRRRRVSIIRKVISNVPSALLIFLLGVVLAFIRKPSIVHGIKFGPEKIKLVRMDKKAWKNGFLKGTVPQLPLSVLNSVVAVCKLSYDLFPEKKFSAASVSMTVGLMNMVGCWFGAMPTCHGAGGLAGQYKFGGRSGGCVALLGVAKLVLGLVLGSSLVGILEKFPVGVLGALLLFAGIELAMAARDMNTKGDAFVMLVCTAVSLGSNAAIGFVAGIVLYVVLWMRNYGRVKPTDLPLQVDQHP